From Papaver somniferum cultivar HN1 unplaced genomic scaffold, ASM357369v1 unplaced-scaffold_99, whole genome shotgun sequence, the proteins below share one genomic window:
- the LOC113346236 gene encoding uncharacterized protein LOC113346236: MGGNEDDGDDNEEDEEDVDKDGDNEDEEAEDESDEEEVEQEEVKKKPSKAAKKPCARYAYIPDDDLCLPPRTQLMDHNNVVRVLKRQKNKIWNIENECDEVRLAISDKEECEFRRSAKEPDEGDEHNPFNKDRTSKKTLKKIKMTTLFDEFSGTSKLVLEGNLVMTEEKIKHHVTAYLLYQLGTIFFPDTSGHVDKNKEQKVKLYDLTVEDVVFHPYTLNEDEEEEDVDVIDFSLVAGNNGPLFYPGGCTILPDSYDEPNAADPGYIQWYENFSHPRVINKVQQARAEKEKAKEVEKQAQNIMKNTSTCGDEALVLWNAAVKSGAKLMKKLMAKIRTGDPMDTREQTNLYNQMTMVFSPNNVDPMSVKMSCQEGFESNGSTTKQWRGHS; the protein is encoded by the exons ATGGGTGGAAATGAGGATGATGGggatgacaatgaagaagatgaggaagatgtAGATAAGGATGGagacaatgaagatgaagaagcagAGGACGAATCGGATGAAGAGGAAGTTGAACAGGAAGAAGTCAAGAAAAAACCTAGCAAGGCGGCTAAAAAACCTTGTGCTAGATATGCATACATTCCTGATGACGATTTGTGTTTGCCACCaagaacccaacttatg GACCATAATAATGTTGTCCGTGTTTTAAAACGTCAAAAGAATAAGATATGGAATATAgaaaatgagtgtgatgaggtccggTTGGCG ATCTCTGACAAGGAAGAATGTGAGTTTAGAAGAAGTGCAAAAGAGCCTGACGAAGGTGATGAGCATAATCCGTTTAACAAAGACCGCACATCCAAGAAGACGTTGAAAAAGATTAAGATGAcaaccttgtttgatgagtttagtGGGACGAGCAAGTTGGTTCTTGAAGGAAATTTGGTGATGACCGAGGAGAAgattaagcaccatgtgactgcttatttgttatatcaactagGAACCATTTTCTTCCCAGACACTTCAGGTCACGTG GACAAGAATAAGGAACAGAAGGTAAAATTGTATGATTTAACGGTTGAAGATGTAGTTTTTCATCCATACACCcttaatgaagatgaagaagaggaagatgttgaTGTTATTGATTTCTCACTTGTCGCGGGTAACAATGGACCGTTGTTTTATCCTGGcggttgtacaat ACTTCCAGATTCGTATGATGAGCCAAATGCTGCTGACCCAGGATACATTCAATGGTATGAAAATTTTTCTCATCCTCGTGTGATAAACAAAGTCCAACAAGCCCGTGCTGAGAAAGAGAAAGCGAAGGAAGTGGAGAAACAAGCTCAGAATATTATGAAGAATACGTCTACCTGTGGTGATGAGGCCTTGGTCTTATGGAATGCGGCG GTTAAGTCAGGTGCTAAATTGATGAAGAAATTGATGGCAAAGATTCGGACTGGAGACCCCATGGACACTCGAGAACAAACTAACCTCTACAACCAAATGACTATGGTTTTTTCACCCAACAATGTTGATCCAATGTCGGTGAAAATGAGTTGCCAAGAAGGGTTCGAGTCGAATGGTTcaacaacaaagcagtggagaGGACACTCATAG